A region of Pseudoruegeria sp. SHC-113 DNA encodes the following proteins:
- a CDS encoding TRAP transporter small permease, giving the protein MWSDASAIVSALMSGDSFEIRSALRSDAAWWLGAVTLLIGGYLVALIYEHVPIIETLLERSVMVTCYLAIAFIIFWGVVDRFVFSNQQPWSTTIPPLLFMVMAWFGAAFNIRKRTHLSFSEIRTAMPRGAQFACLWMDAALWFGFAVILFVTTARQAALSASNFAIVLGTDNTMLWWFLITAPVAALLMAARAIENIREDIANWRSGEPLLKQAVIGGDV; this is encoded by the coding sequence ATGTGGTCTGATGCAAGCGCGATTGTCTCGGCGCTGATGTCGGGAGACAGTTTCGAGATCCGTTCTGCCCTGCGCAGCGATGCGGCGTGGTGGCTCGGGGCGGTCACGCTCCTGATCGGGGGCTATCTGGTGGCGCTGATCTACGAGCATGTGCCGATCATTGAAACGCTGCTGGAGCGCTCGGTGATGGTTACCTGCTACCTCGCCATCGCTTTCATCATCTTCTGGGGCGTGGTGGACCGCTTCGTCTTTTCCAACCAGCAGCCGTGGTCCACGACAATCCCGCCGCTGCTGTTCATGGTCATGGCATGGTTCGGGGCGGCGTTTAACATCCGTAAACGCACCCATCTGAGCTTCTCCGAAATCCGCACCGCCATGCCGCGCGGGGCGCAGTTTGCCTGCCTCTGGATGGATGCGGCGCTCTGGTTCGGCTTTGCCGTGATCCTCTTTGTCACAACTGCCCGGCAGGCCGCGCTGTCGGCCTCGAACTTCGCCATCGTGCTTGGCACCGACAACACGATGCTCTGGTGGTTCCTCATCACTGCCCCGGTGGCCGCTCTGCTGATGGCGGCGCGGGCGATCGAGAACATCCGCGAGGACATCGCCAACTGGCGCTCCGGTGAGCCGCTGCTGAAGCAGGCCGTGATCGGGGGGGATGTGTGA